In a genomic window of Diabrotica undecimpunctata isolate CICGRU chromosome 2, icDiaUnde3, whole genome shotgun sequence:
- the LOC140433274 gene encoding peptidyl-prolyl cis-trans isomerase NIMA-interacting 4: MPPKKGAAKPAKAGKSDESGDKGKEKKGGTSVKVRHILCEKQSKCLEALEKLKAGQKFPEVAAAYSEDKARSGGDLGWMIRGSMVGPFQDAAFALPISSVNSPVYTDPPIKTKFGYHIIMVEGKK; this comes from the exons ATGCCCCCTAAGAAAGGGGCAGCGAAACCTGCTAAAGCGGGAAAAAGTGATGAATCAGGCGATAAAG GAAAGGAAAAGAAAGGGGGCACCTCAGTTAAAGTGAGACACATATTATGTGAAAAACAAAGTAAATGTCTAGAAGCTTTGGAAAAACTGAAAGCTGGTCAAAAGTTTCCAGAAGTTGCAGCTGCCTATAGCGAAGACAAAGCTAGATCAGGAGGAGACTTAG gtTGGATGATCAGAGGCTCAATGGTTGGACCCTTCCAAGATGCTGCATTTGCCCTACCTATTTCATCTGTTAACAGTCCTGTATATACAGATCCTCCAATTAAGACTAAATTTGGTTATCACATTATAATGGTAGaaggaaaaaaataa